Within Coprothermobacter sp., the genomic segment AGCTGCCACGCGCTGATAGTCGTAGTCGTCCAGCAAGTCGAGCGCGAAGCTATACTCACCCACGACACGCAGGAGTGCTGTTGCCTCATCCCCCGTGAGTTCTCGCCGATTGGCCACGTCGGCAACCAGGCGGATGGCCTGATTGAGTTCCTGCAGGCGCCGCTCGTTGACTGAGTAGCCTTTGAGGAGGTGATCGCGCAGCACATTTGTGGCCCAGATGCGGAACTGTGTGCCACGTTTTGAGTTGACGCGATACCCGACTGCAATGGCAACGTCGAGGTTGAAATACTCGACTTGGTAGGTCTTTCCATCGGTGGCAGTTGTTGCATTTTTTGCAACAACTGAACTTCTCTCAAGTTCGCCATCGATGAACACCTTTCGCAAATGGCGAGATATGACTGATTTGTCTCGTTCAAAGAGGGTGGACATCTGATCTAGACTCAGCCATACCGTGTCGTGTTCAAATTGTACTTCCAGTTTCGCTGTACCGTCGGGAGCGTTGTACAGGATGATCTCGTCACCACGAGCGCCGACGATCGGCGAGGAGTTCTTGTCTTGATCTATCAGTTCATGGTTCC encodes:
- a CDS encoding cytochrome C biogenesis protein CycH, with amino-acid sequence MPGKRNHELIDQDKNSSPIVGARGDEIILYNAPDGTAKLEVQFEHDTVWLSLDQMSTLFERDKSVISRHLRKVFIDGELERSSVVAKNATTATDGKTYQVEYFNLDVAIAVGYRVNSKRGTQFRIWATNVLRDHLLKGYSVNERRLQELNQAIRLVADVANRRELTGDEATALLRVVGEYSFALDLLDDYDYQRVAAPATGTIVIHALKYNEAVRIVQHLRRRFGGSELFGREKDNSLQSALGAVMQTWDGTDLYPGVEAKAANLLYLVVKNHAFFDGNKRIGAALFLWFLDKNYALYDASGERRFSDAALVATTLLIAESKPDEKDVIVRIVTNLLTERPQRTVS